The Anopheles gambiae chromosome 2, idAnoGambNW_F1_1, whole genome shotgun sequence genomic sequence GCAATGTCAGCACGACATACTGCTGCCCATGCCCAAGTCACCAAacgaaaagtaaaataatcaCAGCTCCTTGAAATCAACAGATTGATTAACATCAGACAGCATTCATAAGACGACTACAATGAATATTATTCCTTCCTTGGTAAAGCACCTGAAATGATGTGTTATCTCTCGCTTTCCTCTCATTACATATCACTGCTATCAATGGCGGACTAACACGAGTGGAGGCTCCTTGCGTATACACAAATGTAAGCCTTTCTAAAGTGATGGGCGAGAAATTGTTTGAGGAATTTTAAACCAGAGAAGGACTGAGAACACATTTACCTGTGTGCGgaggttggtttgtttttctcctaAGAATTGCTCCTAAGGAATACAAACTTGATTTTTAGAGTCATGTTAACAGACATCGCAAAATAGTACCATCAGATGCGTTTATACATTTTTAGACAAAATGCTTTTGCATTTCGCTAATTAACACTTTATTTACCTCTTTGTAGAGACACAAATAATTACTATAGcaattttttaataaattataaattctAGTAATTTTGCTTTACCGCACATCAATGACTTCCTGAACTGTCTGGTGACAATCATTACATCGAAACTcatctaattttttttttcattaatggaCCGATCACACCTATCTTCGGCTCTTGTTGTACTTCATTTAACTCATTAGTTTGTTCGACACGTTTCTTCTGTTTTGATCTTCCTTTATTCAACTGTGGAAGATTATAAAAACTAGATAAATAAGTTAAATAATACACAAGATAATTAATAGTTTAATCATAGTTAAGAGTAAAATAATACACCGGTATACATTAAATGTCTATTATGTTCCTATTCTAAAGAGAAGACTCATTTTGTACAATTCTTTGACAGTATGAACAGTTTGAATGTTTAACAATAGTATTATTAAATAAAGAGCATGCCGAATGATTTTATTAATCATTCTCTTCTTCTTAAATTTTCTGTGGTAGCATGTTTTTATTCAGCAAATAaactacttcttcttcttctctttgctcaacaaccgttgtcggtcaaggcctgcctgtaccactcttcttgtgggcttggctttcagtgacttatagatccccccatagcaggatagccagtcctacatatggcggcacggtccatttggggcttgaacctatgacgaGCTTGATGTTAAGTtatacgagttgacgactgtactacgataCCGGCCCAAACAAGACCGGCGAAATAAATTAGTATCAATCTAAATAACATGTTCGTTTGTCACGAGAAATTCTAATCATGAACAGAAGCACTCACGTGCtgatattataaaaaaaattctgGTTATCATATTATACATAGAATTGGCGTGGTGTCCCTGAGCTATTGTTAAAAACTGCAATGCAAGTACATCATAcatgaaaaacaacaacaaacagagGAAAGTTGAGAAAGGATTGGCATTAATCATTACACAACAAGCAGATGAAAAGCGAAGCACGATAATAACTCATGCACGCAAATAGATCTGAAAGTGGATCATTGGAGCATTGAATCATTTTGATGCTCAAGTTCAGGCGGCAGCGCTATGTTTACACACATTCGACCATTGCAGTGGGAGTAATGAGATGATCATATGAATGTATTTGAAAATAAAGACGAACAAAATGTGCATCAACAGTACAATGGTATAAATATTCGCGATTCGAAACAAAGCAATCATCAGTTCATCAAGAGCTATCACAACGAGCACAAGTGCACAACACAAGCAAATAAGGAAAACAACACATCAAAATGTTCAAAGTATAACACTATAACCAGTAATACACTTAATTTCTCTAGGGAATTCTTCTAACCACATTTGGTCTATTTTCAGATCCTCGCCCTCATTGCCTGTCTGGCTATCGTCGCCTCGGCCCAGTACCATGGAGTGCCCGAGCACAAGGATTACCACGATCATCCCAAGTACAAGTTCGAGTATGGCGTGAAGGATCCCCACACCGGTGACCACAAGACCCAGTGGGAAGTGCGCGATGGCGATGTCGTCAAGGGACAGTACACGCTGCACGAGGCCGACGGTACCGAGCGCGTGGTTGACTACAAGTCGGACGGTCACAACGGATTCGAGGCTGATGTCAAGAAGGTCGGACATGCCCACCACCCGAGCCATCCGGTCCATGCTCCAGTGCATGCTCCAGTCCATCATGCCCCAACTCACGCCCCAGTGCATGTGCCGGAGCATCATGTCCACCACGGATACTCGGGTGCCAGCTACGTCAACGTCGATAAGCACTACTAAGTGATTACCACCGGAACGCAAACGAACCAAACCAAAATGtgatttaataaacaaaaagcaacagtTGCAGTATGAACATGCAAACCACAATTGTTAATTTGACTTGAgcattattgttttgtttggattgTTGTCCCTTGAATCCTTCCGATCCATTGCCCAATCATCATCCAAAGTTTCAaatcttttcttctttgtcgTCGCACCATGGTCTTTCCTCTAATATGCACCTTCTCGTCCTACCCTTTCCATTTGCCCTCTATTACTGGTTTCATACGTCGCACAGCAAAAGGACGTAGATATCTTCTTATACGTGGTATGCGAATTTTGTACTCCACTTTCCACTTCTTTAATTGTTACCTCTCATTATATTCCATTCGTTCCTGTCTATTAAACTGTTGATAATATGAAATTAGGAAAGACTTACGTTATTGTTGTCAAAAGATTTGAGTTACTTGGGTCCCTTATTTGATTAATTATTTACATTCAAGATATGTGGACAGTCTCGTGTTTGCCAATACATTATCCCAAGCTTGCAGGTTAACGCCTCTATAAAACTTTCACTTTTGAAAATGGACCTGAGTCTGCCAGAGTATACATAACTATGTAATATATGGAGATATCACTTGCTTCGAAATGCttgaaacaattaaataaaaaaaaaatctttactcaatcattttttaaacatttattttcttggTGACGTCTATCATTAATTGGTTTATGAAAACCCGATGGTGTTTCCTGTtaataaattgtattttttacatttagtATGGTACTTACAGAATTAAATCTGCTCACTTGCTTTTAGCTCATTTGTACCCATTACTTGTATCACTGTCGAAAGCAGCGATTTATTAGTTGATTTGATGATGTATAATTCAAATTGATTCATTTGGTGAGTCAGCATCGATATATTTCCTTACTGTAATGATAATTGACTAGAACTGGCGAATAACGAACTTCGTTTTGAAGCGGTGAATACGATGTCAGAGTCTTTGGTAAATTTGATTGAAGAACGCTTAGGATCGTTGTCTTATGAAactatcatttttttttgtaaagcaATTTTCTAACGCTTGCTGAGACCACTTTGATATCATTTCAGGTATAATTTGCTTGTATTTTCTCTTAGTTTTATCATACCATGTCTATAGAAGAAGGAATGCACAGCTAAATCGACATCTAAAACCATCTGCTTTAAGATactagttttattttaaagcttttttttattttaaacaaagatatattcaaacaaaattattcattttcaaaCGATTTAAGCCATATAACATACAATTGATTCAAAATgcaattgtttttcattttccttgTTCTCCCCGTTTGTTTGAAAGTTGCGAAAAACCAAAATAATTGCAGATGGTATGTGTAATTCGAAGAAATGCATTGAAGAGAACGAGCATCAAAGAAAAAAGTCCCTGAGAGTGAGGTATAAAGCATCATCTCAGCTACTGAATATTCATCAGTTCATCTTCAGATTTCTTCTTGTAAACACATCTCAACTACCTCAAACCATTCATAATGTTCAAGGTA encodes the following:
- the LOC4576733 gene encoding cuticle protein 7, yielding MFKILALIACLAIVASAQYHGVPEHKDYHDHPKYKFEYGVKDPHTGDHKTQWEVRDGDVVKGQYTLHEADGTERVVDYKSDGHNGFEADVKKVGHAHHPSHPVHAPVHAPVHHAPTHAPVHVPEHHVHHGYSGASYVNVDKHY